A stretch of the Sulfurimonas sp. HSL-1656 genome encodes the following:
- a CDS encoding DUF507 family protein produces MKVTLAQIPFLANRVAVELARSGLVTMTQGMDPIVAEAKKILEESVKQEAALEARVKEIVNDNEDEIDFYQADDRQLFFMIKKKLAPEYGVILSYEDRFSDLAHKILDAIYEEDLMNYDVSENRLKNIIYDAITSFIADNDEIERAVNEKMKSFQKQLIPGTDEYELRFEKLYREELTRRGLA; encoded by the coding sequence ATGAAAGTGACACTCGCGCAGATTCCGTTTCTCGCCAACCGCGTCGCCGTCGAACTGGCGCGCAGCGGACTGGTGACGATGACGCAGGGGATGGACCCTATTGTCGCCGAAGCGAAAAAGATACTCGAAGAGAGCGTAAAGCAGGAGGCGGCCCTCGAAGCGCGCGTCAAGGAGATCGTCAACGATAACGAAGACGAGATCGACTTCTACCAGGCGGATGACCGCCAGCTCTTCTTCATGATCAAGAAGAAGCTCGCACCCGAGTACGGGGTCATCCTCTCTTATGAAGACCGCTTTTCGGACCTGGCGCACAAGATCCTCGACGCGATCTACGAGGAGGACCTGATGAACTACGACGTCAGCGAAAACCGCCTCAAAAACATCATCTACGACGCGATCACCTCCTTTATTGCGGACAACGATGAGATCGAGCGTGCGGTGAACGAGAAGATGAAGTCGTTCCAGAAACAGCTCATCCCGGGCACGGATGAGTACGAACTGCGGTTTGAAAAACTCTACCGCGAAGAGCTGACCCGGAGGGGGCTTGCATGA
- the carA gene encoding glutamine-hydrolyzing carbamoyl-phosphate synthase small subunit, whose amino-acid sequence MKTAWIYLENGTYFEAMSFGAETTAVGEIVFNTSMSGYQEIATDPSYAGQFVTFTMPEIGNVGANAEDMESTAAHAKGIIVRQYQPRYSNFRAEESLDALLKRHGVMGICDIDTRYLTKMLRSEGAMMMVASTEISDKDELKKVLESSPRIEEVNYIEQVSTKEAYKHTNGTYDAVNFRYNDAPDVQARIVAMDFGVKRNILNELTQAGIAVEVVPNSIEAEILIARYEAKEIDGVFLSNGPGDPLVLKREQETIKKLIAHKVPMFGICLGHQLLSISHGYDTFKLRFGHHGGNHPVKNVKTGMVEITAQNHNYNVPENITDIASVTHTNLFDGTIEGLRYNDAPIFSVQHHPEASPGPKDSEYVFGEFLTLMKR is encoded by the coding sequence ATGAAAACAGCATGGATCTATCTTGAAAACGGCACCTATTTCGAAGCGATGAGCTTCGGTGCCGAGACGACGGCGGTCGGCGAGATCGTTTTCAATACGTCGATGAGCGGCTACCAGGAGATTGCGACGGACCCCTCCTACGCCGGACAGTTCGTTACGTTCACGATGCCAGAGATCGGCAATGTCGGTGCGAACGCCGAAGATATGGAGAGCACGGCAGCGCACGCGAAGGGGATTATCGTCCGCCAATACCAGCCGCGCTACTCCAACTTCCGCGCCGAGGAGTCCCTCGACGCCCTGCTGAAGCGCCACGGTGTCATGGGGATCTGCGATATCGATACCCGCTACCTTACGAAGATGCTCCGCAGCGAGGGGGCGATGATGATGGTCGCCTCTACCGAGATCAGCGACAAAGATGAGCTGAAAAAGGTGCTCGAGAGCTCTCCGCGCATCGAAGAGGTGAACTACATCGAGCAGGTAAGCACCAAAGAGGCTTACAAGCATACGAACGGCACCTACGATGCGGTCAATTTCCGTTACAACGACGCGCCTGATGTGCAGGCACGCATCGTCGCGATGGACTTCGGCGTCAAACGCAATATCCTGAATGAGCTGACCCAGGCGGGGATCGCCGTCGAGGTCGTACCGAATTCCATCGAAGCCGAGATATTGATCGCGCGCTACGAGGCCAAAGAGATCGACGGCGTGTTCCTCTCCAACGGTCCTGGGGATCCGCTCGTGCTGAAACGGGAGCAGGAGACGATCAAGAAACTGATCGCGCACAAAGTCCCGATGTTCGGGATCTGCCTCGGGCACCAGCTGCTCTCCATCTCCCACGGTTATGACACCTTCAAGCTCCGGTTCGGTCACCACGGCGGCAACCACCCGGTGAAGAACGTCAAAACGGGCATGGTCGAGATCACGGCGCAGAACCACAACTATAACGTGCCTGAAAACATTACCGACATCGCTTCGGTCACGCACACGAACCTCTTTGACGGTACGATCGAGGGGCTGCGCTACAATGACGCCCCGATCTTTTCGGTGCAGCACCACCCCGAAGCGAGCCCGGGCCCGAAAGACAGCGAATACGTCTTCGGCGAATTCCTCACGCTCATGAAGCGCTAA
- a CDS encoding sulfite exporter TauE/SafE family protein, protein MTSIEWTAIITFALLGSIGHCIGMCGGFIVTYTTAKIKPRFSKTRSAFYHFLYNIGRVTTYTLFGALFGYFGSFWDVSPLARSIMYAVAGVMMILMGLSFAGKLKFLTSIEVPITNYSWFKRVFTAQLTSATPMSFYILGVLNGLFPCGLVYTMLVTATTTQSALYGAAVMAIFGLFTIPTLFSFAYVVGIFSQTKFRSVMIQLAAVTVIAFGGWTLMKAYVQFDKWYNAPQTQLQNGKLPS, encoded by the coding sequence GTGACATCAATAGAGTGGACGGCTATTATTACCTTTGCCCTCCTGGGCTCCATCGGTCACTGCATCGGGATGTGCGGGGGCTTCATTGTTACCTATACGACCGCAAAGATCAAACCCCGCTTCTCCAAAACCCGGAGCGCTTTTTATCACTTCCTCTATAATATCGGGCGTGTGACGACCTATACGCTCTTCGGTGCGCTCTTTGGCTATTTCGGTTCGTTCTGGGACGTCAGCCCCCTGGCACGATCCATTATGTATGCCGTCGCCGGGGTCATGATGATCCTCATGGGCCTCTCCTTTGCCGGGAAACTGAAGTTTCTCACCTCTATTGAAGTGCCTATCACAAACTACAGCTGGTTCAAGCGGGTCTTCACGGCGCAGCTGACGTCGGCCACGCCGATGAGTTTTTATATCCTGGGCGTGCTCAACGGCCTTTTTCCCTGCGGCCTCGTCTACACGATGCTCGTCACGGCGACGACGACGCAGTCGGCGCTCTACGGTGCCGCCGTCATGGCGATTTTCGGGCTCTTTACGATCCCCACTCTCTTCTCCTTCGCCTACGTGGTAGGGATTTTCTCCCAGACCAAGTTCCGCAGCGTCATGATCCAGCTCGCTGCCGTGACGGTCATCGCTTTCGGCGGCTGGACGCTGATGAAGGCTTACGTTCAGTTCGATAAGTGGTATAATGCCCCGCAGACACAGCTGCAAAACGGCAAGTTACCTTCTTAA